In Agrococcus jenensis, the genomic window CTTCGTCGAGCACACGCCGCAGACGCGTATCGAGGGCGAGATCCAGCTGCTGCCCGCCGACTTCCCGGTGACCGAGCTGTGGCGCGTCATCACTGGTGCGGATGCTGGACGCATCTCGGCCGACGAGGTGACGGTCTTCGACTCGGTCGGCTTCGCCATCGAGGACTTCACGGCGCTCCGCTACGTGCAGAAGGCGACCGCGGCCACGCGCTTCTCCGAGCCGATCGACCTCATCACCGAGCCAGAGGACCCGAAGGACCTCTACGGCATGATCGGCACGCCAGTCCTGGTCTGACCGCTCCGCTCCTCCGACCCGCTGGTCGAGTAGCAGCCGGCGAAGTCAGTTGCTGGTCGAGTAGCAGCCGGCGGAGCCGGCCGCGTCACTTGCTGGTCGAGTAGCAGCCGGCGGAGCCGGCCGCGTATCGAGACCACCCGCGCGCTGCACCGACCCAGCCGAACGCGCTCAGTCCTTCCCGAAGTGCTTCCGAATCCGCTCCGCCTGCGCCACCGTCAGGTGCCACTCGGTCCCGATCTCGTGATCCTCGAACGGCCCTTCACCGTCCTGCGGGTTGCGCAGGAACCCGCGGATCTGCTTGCCCTTGCGATCCAGCCCCAACTCGCGCGACAGCTCAACCGGCGTGATCGTCGTCTCGTCCATGCTCCGAGGCTACGCGGCCTGGGAGCGACGGGCTTCGCGCGGCGCGCTCCCTTGCCCGGGCGCCCACCACGGCATCGGCGTCGCATCAAGCTCGAGAGTGGTAGTGCGCTGCGATGCTGTGCGCGACGGCGACCGGGTCTTCGTGCTCCCAGAAGCGGAGCACCTCCCAACCCGCAGCGACGAGCCGTGCTGTGGTCTCCAAGTCTCGCTCGCGGTTGCGTGCGATTTTTGGTTGCCAGTAGTCGGCGTTGGCCCGCGGTGGGACGAAGTGCTGTGGGCAACCGTGCCAGAAGCAACCATCGATGAAGACGGCGATCTTCCGCCGCGTGAAGATGATGTCAGCGCGACGGCGCCGATCCGACGTAAGCGGCGCCATGTCGACGCGGTATCGGAGGCCGGCGGCGTGGATGAGGCGGCGCACCTGCAGCTCGGGCTGAGTATCCCGGCGACCGTTCCCCTTCATGACGGCCGTAGCGCTCGCGCTCGATGCCCACCCACCGGGCATGGCCCGCTTCCCGCGGAGCACCGCCTCGACCTCGTCGCTCAGCTCACTCACAGCTTTCCTCATGGGCGGCGAGCTGGCTAGCTTTCGTCGGTGGCCGAAGGTACATTCGATCCATGTCCTCCTTCAAGTTCGTCGATCTCTTCGCTGGCATCGGAGGCTTCCACGCAGCGCTGGGCGCCGTCAACGGCGGCACGCTCGCCATGGCGTCCGAGATCGATGCTCCCGCCGCCGCGATCTACGCCCAGAACTGGGACGAGGCACCCGAGGGCGACATCATCCCGTTGACCGAGAGCCGGATGGCGGTTCCCGCTCACGACGTGTTGAGCGCTGGCTTCCCCTGCCAGCCCTTCTCCAAGTCCGGGTTCCAGCGCGGGATCAACGAAGCACGCGGCACGCTGTTCTTCAACATCCTGCGGATCCTGCAAGAGCGCAAGCCTTCCGTTGTCATGCTCGAGAACGTGCGGAACCTCGCTGGCCCCAGGCATCGGGAGACGTGGGCCACGATCGTGCGGCTGATGCAGGACGCGGGCTACAAGGTGTCCACGACGCCGACGGTCTTCTCGCCCCATCTCCTGCCGCCGGAGCTGGGCGGGCGACCACAGATCCGGGACCGCGTCTTCATCATGGCGACCTACGTCGGAGACCCCGCCCGGGCTCGAGCGCTCTCGCCGAACGTGCCGCTCGTTCCGCGAGGAGCTATCGGCGGATGGAACCCCGACGACTGGGACATCTTCAAGACGCCGATCGGACCTGACCAGCGACCGCTGATCCAGCCCGATCAGGAGGTGGTCCGCTTGGACGACTACCGATTGACCGAAGCGGATTCCTACGTGATCGACGTCTGGGCGGACTTCGTGAACAGGCTACGCAAGAAGGGCGTCTCCAAGCTCCCTGGCTTCCCCATCTGGGCGGACCACTTCACTCACCTAGAGGCCCTCGAGATCGGCGAGGATGTACCGACCTGGAAGGCCGACTTCTTGCGAAAGAACTCCGCCTTCTACTCGGAGCATCAGGACGTGATCGACGCCTGGCTGCTTGCCCACGGCGAGCTGCGAGACCTACCCGCTTCGCGCCGCAAGCTCGAGTGGCAGGCGCAGTCGACGGCAGCCCTGCGAGACACCGTGATGCACCTCCGCCCGTCAGGACTGCGCGCCAAGCGAGCGACGTACCTGCCCGCGCTCGTCGCGATCACACAGACCTCGATCCTTGGCTCTCGCGGACGGCGCATCTCACCGCGCGAGGCCGCGCGTCTACAAGGACTGCCGGACTGGTTCACATTCGGTGGTCAGCGGGACGCCCTCACCTACAAGCAACTCGGCAACGGTGTCAACGTCGGCGCTGCCGCCTTCATGCTCCGGACCCACGTCGAGCGGGACGCGAAGCTGATCGAGGAGACGTCACCCGCAGTGGTGAACGCGATCCTGTCCGCTCCCCGCAATCCCGACGAGGCGCTCAGCGAGTCCGACCGGTTCGTTCGCGCCGCTTAGCCCCCGCGTCCGAGGTGAACGCGAAGTCAAGCCCATCCGCCGACCCAGTTGAAGCGTGAGCCATCACCCCTGCCGCCATAGTAGAAATTCGCGTTAAGCGCATTGGCAGCGTTCCGGATCCGGTCAGCCGCCCCCGAGCGCTCGAGATCCGACATCTTGTTGACTCCGGCGAGATGAACTGCACCCGTACCGCTTGCCTGCACCGTTACCCAAGAGTTCAGGTCGGCCACTCCGCCTCGCAACGGATCTCGCCACCCGGTGAGTTCGCCAAGCCAGCCCAGCGCGGCCGCCAGGGTGGCCGGCGTGGACCCCGAGAGGTTCCACTTGTCGTCCAACCACGGGGCGGTGCCCGACGCCGCGCGCTCTCTATCGAGCCGATGTACCGCATCCACGAAGTCGTGTGGTCGCATCCGGTCAACCATCGAGAAAATCTGCTCAGTCAAACTTCCGGGTCCGACGGCACCGGCCAATACGGGCCACCAAACGCGGGCATTGTCGGAGTACCTCGTGTAGGTCAAGATCCCGTCGTCACAGTTCGCGACCAACCATGGTAGATATGTGCGGTCGTAAAACCGAGGAGCGTGGCCAGAAGCCTCGAGCATCGCTAGCAGGAACTGCGCGGTGCCGAGCGGGTATTTGTATCTGGCGGAATCTGCTCGATCCACGTCTTCGTATCCCCCCTGCGTGGCGGCCCATAGCGAAGGGACCGCGAGCAACCTCTCGCGGCTCGCAGCATCCACCACGCCGTCCCAGTACTGGTACGCGCCTCGAATTTCTGCTGACTGAGGCCGCTTTGACCCCCACCGAACTACGTGGTTGCTCAGACTGTCGAACCGCGGCGAGAACAGGTCGACCATCATCAGGTTCGACGGCGTCTTTTCGCGGAAGTCGGGGTGCACCAGCCAAGAGTGGGACTTGATAGAGAAGGCGACAATCTCGAACCCGGGGGCCACAGATGCCAACATCGAGGCTGAGACGAGGCCGTCGATGTCCGCGCTGACAGCGAGGGGACGCGACTGGCCGAGCAGCCCAGCTAGTCGTGCAGAGGCTGAATCGGGGTCGGTGCTGATTTCGCTACCGAGCGCGTCGATAGCGATCCGTCGCCGTGATTGAGCGTTCAATTGAGCACCTGTCATGTTGAGGACAGTAACGCCCCGCGTGGCTCGCTATCGAGCGGAGCGCCCCGAGTCTTCGAGCCGCCCTGGCGCTACCAGAGCGTCAGGCTGCGTCACGTCGCTGCGCAGACGTCGTGAGAAGAAGCGGATGTCGATCCGACCGCGGCTATCGCGGGAGCGCTCAACGCCGGCCAAGCACGCGCTGCGAAGCTAGATGCCGGCCAGCCGATCGACGAGCGCGTTGAATTGAGCGTCTGAGATCGCGCCGGACTGCTTCATAGCGAGCAGTTCGGCGATCTCCGCGGCACGGCCCGCTGAGGGAGGTTTCGCAGCCGCGAACATCGTCGCTAGACGCGGGAAACGATCCGGTGTCGCGATCGTCTCGGCGTAGGCCAGGAACGGATTTTCGGCACCACGCCCCTCGTTCCTAGGCGCCACCAGGACAGCAACGCACTCAGGGTGATTCTGCGCATGCGCCGAGACGGCACCGAACGGCAATTCGACTGCATCGGGCTTGACTCGCACGGCAGACGCCGGCTCGTCGTGCAAAGCCGGGTCGATGAACACCAGTCCAGGCAGATGAGGCGAGACGAATACAGTCGGCTCCTGGAAGCCTTTCCCACTGCCACCGAGGCCGTTCGTGAGGCGGAACGCGGATTTGTTGGCCGAGGTCTGAGCCTTCACGGACCAGAGGCCGCGGGCGGCGTCTTGCAGATCCATCAGGTCGAAGCCTCGAGCCGAATGGCCTCCAGGAAGGGTGAGCACTCCGAGCGCCCATGCTGCGGCCGCGATCAGCCATTCGACCGCTCCACCGACGACGAATCGATTACCCGGGTCGGAGGGATTCACCCGGTCGATGTTGAGTCGCATCGCTGCTTCGACCTCGCTGCGTACTGAAGTGTCGCGTGCCAGTCCATCTCTGAGCCGGTCGAAATGCTCAGACCCGGAAGAGCCGGCCGAGCCCCCGATGTATTCGATGGAGAAGAGCGTCATGTTCAGACACTATCCGCGCAGCATCGCGCGACCTGACGAACGGCTACGCCCCGCATCACTGTCACACGGCGTCACATGCCTGCACCGTCCCTCGATCCACGAGACACTAGAAGGCAGCCCGCCGCCGCAGCCGGGTGACCCTTCCCCCAACACAGGGCGCCGACCGCGCCCCCGCTTGGAGTTCCATGATCTCGATCGAGCACGTCAGCCGCCGCTTCGGCGACGGCCCTGACGCCGTCGTCGCGCTCGACGACGTCTCCATCGATGTCGCGAAGGGGCAGATCTTCGGCGTCGTCGGGCAGTCCGGCGCCGGCAAGTCGACGCTGCTCCGCACCGTCAACGCGCTCGAGCGCCCTGACTCCGGCCGCGTCACCGTCGACGGCGTCGACGTCACCGCCCTCAGCGGCCAGGCGCTCCGCAACGAGCGCCACAAGATCGGCATGGTCTTCCAGCACTTCAACCTCGTCGGCAACCGCACGGTCGCCCAGAACGTCGAGTTTGCGCTCGAGGCGACCGGCGCCGCCGAGAAGGACCGCCGCCCGAAGGCGCTCGACATGCTCGACCTCGTCGGCCTCGCACACCGCGCCGACGACCGCCCCGGCCAGCTCTCCGGCGGCCAGCGCCAGCGCGTCGGCATCGCGCGCGCCCTCGCGTCCGGCCCGGACGTGCTGCTCAGCGACGAGGCGACGAGCGCCCTCGACCCCGAGACGACCCGCTCCATCCTCGAGCTCATCCGCCGCCTGAGCCGCGAGCTCGGCCTCACCGTGCTGCTCATCACGCACGAGATGGAGGTCGTCAAGCGCATCTGCGACGCGGCCGCCCTTATGGAGACCGGCCGCGTCATCGAGCAGGGCGGGCTCGACGAGCTCATCCGCACGCCCGGCAGCCAGGTCGCCGCCGAGCTCTTCCCGGTCGGCGAGCCCCACCGCATCCCGGGCCACCGCATCGTCGACGTCACCTACACGGGCCTCAGCGCCGACCGGCCGGTGATCGCGCAGCTCGCCCGCGACTTCGGCCTCGATGTCTCGATCCTCGGCGCCGCGCTCGAGACCATCAACGGCCACCAGGCCGGCCGCACCCGCCTCGCGGTGCCCGGCGACGAGCACACCGCCCGCCAGGTCGTCGACAGCCTGACGGCACAGGGCGTCACCGCCTGGGAGGTGCTCGCATGATCGACGTCAGCTCCCCCACCTTCTGGCCGCAGCTCATCGCGGTGCTCCTCGAGGGCACGTGGGAGACGATCTACATGACGGCGATCGCGATGGCGATCACCTTCGTCGTCGGCCTGCCGCTCGGCATCATCCTGGT contains:
- a CDS encoding very short patch repair endonuclease, with amino-acid sequence MSELSDEVEAVLRGKRAMPGGWASSASATAVMKGNGRRDTQPELQVRRLIHAAGLRYRVDMAPLTSDRRRRADIIFTRRKIAVFIDGCFWHGCPQHFVPPRANADYWQPKIARNRERDLETTARLVAAGWEVLRFWEHEDPVAVAHSIAAHYHSRA
- the dcm gene encoding DNA (cytosine-5-)-methyltransferase is translated as MSSFKFVDLFAGIGGFHAALGAVNGGTLAMASEIDAPAAAIYAQNWDEAPEGDIIPLTESRMAVPAHDVLSAGFPCQPFSKSGFQRGINEARGTLFFNILRILQERKPSVVMLENVRNLAGPRHRETWATIVRLMQDAGYKVSTTPTVFSPHLLPPELGGRPQIRDRVFIMATYVGDPARARALSPNVPLVPRGAIGGWNPDDWDIFKTPIGPDQRPLIQPDQEVVRLDDYRLTEADSYVIDVWADFVNRLRKKGVSKLPGFPIWADHFTHLEALEIGEDVPTWKADFLRKNSAFYSEHQDVIDAWLLAHGELRDLPASRRKLEWQAQSTAALRDTVMHLRPSGLRAKRATYLPALVAITQTSILGSRGRRISPREAARLQGLPDWFTFGGQRDALTYKQLGNGVNVGAAAFMLRTHVERDAKLIEETSPAVVNAILSAPRNPDEALSESDRFVRAA
- a CDS encoding methionine ABC transporter ATP-binding protein, translated to MISIEHVSRRFGDGPDAVVALDDVSIDVAKGQIFGVVGQSGAGKSTLLRTVNALERPDSGRVTVDGVDVTALSGQALRNERHKIGMVFQHFNLVGNRTVAQNVEFALEATGAAEKDRRPKALDMLDLVGLAHRADDRPGQLSGGQRQRVGIARALASGPDVLLSDEATSALDPETTRSILELIRRLSRELGLTVLLITHEMEVVKRICDAAALMETGRVIEQGGLDELIRTPGSQVAAELFPVGEPHRIPGHRIVDVTYTGLSADRPVIAQLARDFGLDVSILGAALETINGHQAGRTRLAVPGDEHTARQVVDSLTAQGVTAWEVLA